The DNA sequence acttttacaTTAATTTTGGCTCCTAcatgtttaattttcattttcacttttaATTATGCATGCTCTCAAATTCAATCTCTTTTAAGATTGATTCAATTAGAACAATCTGAAACCATATTCTATGAACGGTGTTCTGTTTAAAATCATTTAAGATAGAATCACGAACCAACATAACAAAAATAACTGGAAATAAGAAACATTCATTTTCAAACACGATTTAACTTCCGAGAGAAATGCATGTTTGCTTTACACAACAAACTACATATAAAATAACAGAAATGCTAAAACTGTAAAAGCTAATTAAGGCTGAGAGTTCAATCTTGATTATTAATGAAAGCAGCGATGCGTTTAAGCAAGCTCTTAGCATTATCAGAATCAGGGTTGAAGATGTGAAAGTCATGATCCTCTCCTTCTGCCTCATATAACTCAGCTTTTCCTTTCCAAGCGCTGTTATTGACCAGAGTCTTATGGTAAAGCTTCCCTCTCTCTTTCAATATATCTCTCTCTGCAACAATCACAAGCACGTTGTTGCAAACCACGCTTTCAAAACCAGGAGCTTCCTCCACAAACGGGTTGATCAACGGGTCATCGTTCCCTTTCTCAGAAGGGCACACCAATTCCCACCACTTATCCACCATCTTCTTCCTCTCTGGATCAGTAGCTTCCACACCAATGGGTTCCTTCCCCCAGAAATAAGGATGGATCATGATGAGGCCGGGGATCTTGAAGAATTTCATGTTGCTGCTACCCGAAGAATGATGCAACTTTATAGCCATGAAGTGTGCGATGTTGGCACCTGCGCTATCACCTGCCAAGAACACGCGGTCAAAGTCAACGTTTTCCTTGAGCCATGTTTCGTGGCCTTCGAAAGAATGAGAAGCAGCCCATTGGATGGCATCCCAAGAATCATGGTAGGCGGCGGGAAGTGGGTGCTCCGGCGCCAGCCTGTAGTTGACGGAGAGGGCGACCACGTTGGCTTCAGAGACTAGGCGGTTGAGGGAGTTGTGGTAGAGAGGATCTGCGGGTGAAGAGATGCAGAAGGCTCCGCCATGGAAGTAGATGAGTAAAGGGAGCTTGGTGTGATTGTGATTAGTGTTGTTGGGACGGTAAAGCCTGGCAGTGACGGAGGTTTGTGGTTGGATGAGGATGTCTTTGGAGAGAACGTTGGTTTCGAGATCGAGGCCTGGAGGGGCTACTTGTGTGCCGGCGAGTCTCTCAACTGTACCGTCACTGTGGATTCTTAGGTAAGGGGGCACCTCCATTGAGATTTCAGGGTTGCTCGGTGAATCCATTTCGAATCAGAACAGAGAAAGCAAAAACCTTTTTTTCTGTTGTGTGGCCACTGTTGACTATCCTGTCCACCTACACCTTCTTTTTGCTCAGAATTGAGGGTAGcctttttgatatatttttaattaaattgtatacGTATTTATAATTTAgctattatttttaaatgaaataaataaaacaatttaactaAGTATTCTTTAAAAATTGTACAATATTCatcattttattataataattaaaaaaataaaataaacacatttaaatagatttagtatttttttaaaattgaatacacatctaaaatacaaactaaataaaactaaaatttaaaatttctgtttcaattttattatttttaattattataaattattatttaaatacactttcaaaaatataaattcaGTAAAATTGAAGATTTTAATTCGTCTGCGCCGCCATTTTCTTCGGCGCCGCTGCGTCATTCCTGGCGCATCCCTGGCGCTGTTCCTCTGCAACGCCATTGTCCGCCTCGCTCATCATTGGCATCGCCTTCCTCCTCGCCGTTCAGCCTCGCTTCGTCCTACTCCTCGTCAAGTTAGTCCTCATCAGCGTTGCTAATCCTTTTTCATCGAAAGTAGACCTTAGGTATTTTGGATGTGTTTAAGAAAAAGTGATTCATAGTTAATGTATCTGGGTAGTTATTCAATCACATTGATTTTGCATGCCATGTACAATATCCTAATTTGCATTGGAGAATGGTTTAGGTAGAAGAACAATTTAAAAATCACAAACCTCAAATTGTCAACACTTTTATATTTGTAATTACAGCCTGCAagagtttaaattttttgtttataattttaaatgtgttttagaaatattttgtgtatcactttataattttagatgtattacaattattttttaatatttaaatttaaattttagatttataattttggatgtgtttaaaaaatattttttgtataaattaataactttaaatgtgttacaattgaaaaagaaattatagcCACTATAAAAAAGAAGCGGAGaacga is a window from the Arachis hypogaea cultivar Tifrunner chromosome 17, arahy.Tifrunner.gnm2.J5K5, whole genome shotgun sequence genome containing:
- the LOC112766645 gene encoding probable carboxylesterase 2, with amino-acid sequence MDSPSNPEISMEVPPYLRIHSDGTVERLAGTQVAPPGLDLETNVLSKDILIQPQTSVTARLYRPNNTNHNHTKLPLLIYFHGGAFCISSPADPLYHNSLNRLVSEANVVALSVNYRLAPEHPLPAAYHDSWDAIQWAASHSFEGHETWLKENVDFDRVFLAGDSAGANIAHFMAIKLHHSSGSSNMKFFKIPGLIMIHPYFWGKEPIGVEATDPERKKMVDKWWELVCPSEKGNDDPLINPFVEEAPGFESVVCNNVLVIVAERDILKERGKLYHKTLVNNSAWKGKAELYEAEGEDHDFHIFNPDSDNAKSLLKRIAAFINNQD